The genomic DNA ACCCACCGACCAGCCGCAGCCCACGGGGAATGCGCGGCCAGCCCGGCACCGCCACCCGCAGCAGCGCGGCCCCGCCGAGCACCCAGGCTGCGCTGGCCACCAGCCACATGGGCAGCAGCGACCGATCGAGCAGCCCGAGCCACCAGGAGAGCACACACAGCGCCACGGTTTCTGCGCCGAGGAAGACCGACAGCCGCTGGCCATAGCCGTTGAGACGGCCCCATTCCCACGCCCCGGCACCGATCAGCACCAGCATCACGCAGGCGAAGGGAACGTGCGACGGGTAGAAGAGCGCCGGCAGCAGGATCGCCAACAGGACGATGGCCGTGAGGATGCGTTGTTTGAGCATGCGGCTGGGCGGCTGGAGGGGCAGGCCGTGAGGCCCTCAGGCCAACTGGCGATCGGGTGCGGAGCCGCTGCCGGCCGTGACTTGCGCCGAGGTCTTGCCGAAGCGGCGCTCGCGCGCCTGAAACGCGGCGATTCCCGCATCCAGTTCGGCCTGGTCGAACTCGGGCCAGAGCTTGTCGCTGAAGAAAAGCTCCGCGTAGGCGCTTTGCCACAGCAGGAAGTTCGACAGGCGCTGCTCGCCGCCGGTGCGGATGAGAAGGTCGGGATCGGGCACGTGCGCCAGGGCCATGGCGCGGTCGAGATTCGCTTCGGTGAGCGCTTCGCCCTGCTCGGCCAGCTTGGCCGCGGCGCGGGCAATGTCCCACCGGCCGCCGTAGTTGAAGCAGACGTTCAGGATCAGCTTGGTGTTCTGTGCGGTGGCGGTTTCGGCGTCGACCAGACCCTGCACCATTTTCTTGGAAAGCCCGGTCCGTTCGCCGACGAAATGCAGTTGCACGCCGTCGCGGCTCAGCTTGGGCACTTCGCGCGCGAGTGCCCCCACCATGATTTCCATGAGCCCCGAAACTTCCTCGGGCGGACGGTTCCAGTTTTCCGACGAAAACGCGAAGACCGTGAGAATGCCCACGCCGCGATCGACACACGCCTTGACGCAGCGCCTGAGCGACTCGACGCCCTGCTTGTGTCCTGCCACGCGAGGCAGGAACCGCCGCGTGGCCCAGCGTCCGTTGCCATCCATGACGATGGCAATGTGGCGGGGGATCTGCGGCGAAGAAGAGGCCATGCGCAGCCTCAAACGGCCATGATCTCCGCTTCCTTGGCCGCGACCAGGCGGTCGATTTCCGCGATGTGGCGGTCCGTGACCTTCTGGATCTCGGCTTCGGCGCGCTTCTGGTCGTCCTCGGAGGCGAGCTTTTCCTTGACCAGCTTCTTGACCGACTCGTTCGCATCGCGGCGCAGGTTGCGCGTGGCGATCTTGGCGCTTTCGCCTTCGTTGCGGACCAGCTTGGTCATTTCCTTGCGGCGCTCCTCGCTCATCGCGGGAAGCGGCACGCGGATCAGGTCGCCCATCGAGGCCGGATTCAGGCCCAGGTCGCTTTCGCGGATGGCTTTCTCGATCTTGGCGCCCATGCCCTTTTCCCAGGGCTGGACGCTGATCGTGCGCGAGTCGAGCACCGACACGTTGGCCACCTGGCTCAGCGGAACCTGCGAGCCGTAGTACTCGACGTGGATCGAGTCGAGCAGCGCGGAGTTCGCGCGGCCGGTACGGATCTTGGTGAGGTTGTTCTGGAACGCGGCAAGCGACTGATTCATCTTGGCATCGGTCGCACTGCGGATTTCTGCAATGGTGGGGGTCGTCATCTCAAATTACTCCTCAGGCATGCACCAGCGTGCCTTCGTCCTCGCCCATGACGACGCGCTTGAGCGCACCGTTCTTGAAGATCGAGAACACCTTGATCGGCAGCTTCTGGTCGCGGCACAGCGCAAAGGCCGTGGCGTCCATGATGCCGAGATTCTGCGCGATTGCCTCGTCGAAAGTGAGCGACGAATAGCGCGTTGCATCGGGATGGGTCTTCGGATCGGCGGAATAGACGCCGTCGACCTTGGTGGCCTTGAGCACCAGTTCGGCACCGATCTCGGCACCGCGCAGCGCAGCGGCCGTGTCGGTGGTGAAGAACGGATTGCCGGTGCCCGCGGCAAACACGACCACCTTGCCCTCTTCGAGGTACTGCAGCGCCTTGGGCCGCACGTAGGGCTCGACCACCTGCTCGATGGCGATGGCGGACATGACGCGCGCCACCAGCCCCTGCTTGTTCATGGCGTCGGCCAGGGCCAGCGAATTCATGACGGTGGCCAGCATGCCCATGTAGTCGGCCGTCGCGCGGTCCATGCCGACCGAGCCTCCCGCGACACCGCGGAAGATGTTGCCGCCGCCGATCACGACGGCGACTTCCACACCCATGTTCACCACCTCGGCCACCTCTTCGACCATGCGAACGATGGTCGCACGATTAATACCAAAGGCATCGTCTCCCATCAATGCCTCGCCCGACAGCTTCAACAAGATTCGCTTGTGGGCTGGGCGGGGATCAGACATGGGCAATTTCCTTACTTGGGTTGGCGGGGGCGAGTGTAGAACGAGGCGGTGAAAAAGCGGCGGCACACACGCGTGCACCGCTGCCTTGGGGCGTAACAGTTTTTACGCGGCGGCCTTGGCAGCAGCCACCTGGGCTGCAACTTCGGCGGCAAAGTCGTCGACCTTCTTTTCGATGCCTTCGCCGACCACATACAGGGTGAAGCCCTTGATGCTGGTGTTGGCGGCCTTGAGCATCTGCTCGACGGTCTGCTTGTCGTTCTTCACGAACGGCTGGTTGTGCAGCGAGACTTCCTTGAGGTACTTCTGCACGCCGCCTTCGATGCGCTTGGCAACGATGTCGGCCGGCTGCGGCTTCTTGCCTTCGGCTTCGGCGGTCTTGCGGTCTTCCTCGGCCTTGCCGGCGGCCACGGCGCGCTCTTTTTCGATCAGATCGGCAGGCACGTCGGCGGCCGAGATGGCAACCGGCTTCATGGCGGCGATGTGCATTGCCACGTCCTTGGCCGAGGTGTCGTCGCCTTCGAATTCGACCATCACGCCGATGCGCGTGCCGTGCAGGTACGAAGCCAGCTTGCCGTTGCCGGCAAAGTGCTTGAAGCGGCGGAAACTCATGTTCTCGCCGATCTTGCCGATCAGGCCCTTGCGCACGTCCTCGAGCGTGGGGCCGAAACCGTCCTGCTCATAGGGCAGCGCGCCGAGCGCGGCGATGTCCGCGGGGTTGTGCTTGGCGACCAGCATCGCGGCAGCGTTGGCCATGGCCAGGAAGCTGTCGTTCTTGGTGACGAAGTCGGTTTCGCAGTTGATCTCGATCATGCCGCCGGCAGCGCCGTCGACAAACGCCGTGACCACGCCTTCGGCGGTGATGCGGCCCGAGGCCTTGCCGGCCTTGTTGCCGAGCTTGATGCGCAGCAGCTCTTCGGCCTTTTCCAT from Variovorax sp. V93 includes the following:
- the frr gene encoding ribosome recycling factor, coding for MTTPTIAEIRSATDAKMNQSLAAFQNNLTKIRTGRANSALLDSIHVEYYGSQVPLSQVANVSVLDSRTISVQPWEKGMGAKIEKAIRESDLGLNPASMGDLIRVPLPAMSEERRKEMTKLVRNEGESAKIATRNLRRDANESVKKLVKEKLASEDDQKRAEAEIQKVTDRHIAEIDRLVAAKEAEIMAV
- the tsf gene encoding translation elongation factor Ts translates to MAAITASMVGELRAKTDAPMMECKKALTEADGNMEKAEELLRIKLGNKAGKASGRITAEGVVTAFVDGAAGGMIEINCETDFVTKNDSFLAMANAAAMLVAKHNPADIAALGALPYEQDGFGPTLEDVRKGLIGKIGENMSFRRFKHFAGNGKLASYLHGTRIGVMVEFEGDDTSAKDVAMHIAAMKPVAISAADVPADLIEKERAVAAGKAEEDRKTAEAEGKKPQPADIVAKRIEGGVQKYLKEVSLHNQPFVKNDKQTVEQMLKAANTSIKGFTLYVVGEGIEKKVDDFAAEVAAQVAAAKAAA
- the uppS gene encoding polyprenyl diphosphate synthase encodes the protein MASSSPQIPRHIAIVMDGNGRWATRRFLPRVAGHKQGVESLRRCVKACVDRGVGILTVFAFSSENWNRPPEEVSGLMEIMVGALAREVPKLSRDGVQLHFVGERTGLSKKMVQGLVDAETATAQNTKLILNVCFNYGGRWDIARAAAKLAEQGEALTEANLDRAMALAHVPDPDLLIRTGGEQRLSNFLLWQSAYAELFFSDKLWPEFDQAELDAGIAAFQARERRFGKTSAQVTAGSGSAPDRQLA
- the pyrH gene encoding UMP kinase, which codes for MSDPRPAHKRILLKLSGEALMGDDAFGINRATIVRMVEEVAEVVNMGVEVAVVIGGGNIFRGVAGGSVGMDRATADYMGMLATVMNSLALADAMNKQGLVARVMSAIAIEQVVEPYVRPKALQYLEEGKVVVFAAGTGNPFFTTDTAAALRGAEIGAELVLKATKVDGVYSADPKTHPDATRYSSLTFDEAIAQNLGIMDATAFALCRDQKLPIKVFSIFKNGALKRVVMGEDEGTLVHA